Proteins from a genomic interval of Deltaproteobacteria bacterium:
- a CDS encoding CDP-alcohol phosphatidyltransferase family protein — MNQPVEQQRWPKLEVSRKEAKKKTRAIKIFIYYFGAKEKESADALASVRDRLFQRFANWAIRLNISPKHVTLLSFLIQLILFPLFFAFESYNYAFLVLLVHILLDSFDGPVARIRKVESNSGALADILNDTTGLVIVGLSMIFFGDISYTGWVAAYLVLHLYHTAFSIVLNFYQHPFAYVFPTKFLFFILVLFKYLLNFDILPIFFMVSITYMAISCIFGMLRIFDALDTSDALIKTSISDEEDA, encoded by the coding sequence ATGAATCAACCTGTAGAACAGCAGCGATGGCCCAAATTAGAGGTCTCCAGAAAAGAGGCCAAAAAGAAAACGAGAGCCATAAAAATATTCATTTATTATTTTGGCGCCAAGGAAAAGGAATCAGCAGACGCCCTGGCTTCCGTCCGGGATAGGCTCTTCCAAAGGTTTGCCAATTGGGCCATCCGGCTCAACATATCTCCCAAACATGTCACCCTCCTGAGCTTTCTGATTCAGCTTATTTTGTTCCCTCTATTTTTTGCATTCGAGTCGTATAATTATGCCTTTCTTGTACTATTGGTGCATATCCTTTTAGATAGTTTTGACGGCCCTGTGGCTCGAATTAGAAAGGTCGAATCGAACAGCGGGGCGCTGGCGGACATACTCAATGATACCACCGGATTGGTCATCGTTGGTCTGTCTATGATCTTCTTTGGCGACATTAGTTATACAGGATGGGTGGCAGCCTATCTTGTCCTTCATTTATACCACACAGCATTTAGTATTGTATTGAATTTTTATCAACACCCATTCGCTTATGTCTTCCCAACTAAGTTCCTTTTCTTCATATTAGTTCTTTTTAAATATCTGTTGAATTTTGACATCCTGCCGATCTTTTTTATGGTCAGTATTACCTATATGGCCATCAGCTGCATTTTTGGCATGCTTCGCATTTTTGACGCTCTGGATACCTCAGACGCTTTGATTAAAACATCAATATCAGACGAAGAGGATGCGTGA
- a CDS encoding tyrosine-type recombinase/integrase, whose product MRFHDLRHTYASLLIDQGEHPKYIQIQMGHSSINVTMDTYGHLMNPVNREASGRLDTAIFGEDGDFLETKRI is encoded by the coding sequence ATTCGCTTCCATGATTTAAGGCACACTTATGCCAGTCTTTTGATTGACCAGGGAGAACACCCCAAGTACATCCAAATTCAAATGGGGCATTCGTCTATTAATGTTACTATGGACACATACGGACACCTCATGAATCCTGTTAACCGTGAAGCTTCAGGGAGACTCGATACTGCTATTTTTGGGGAAGATGGAGACTTTTTGGAGACAAAAAGAATTTAA
- a CDS encoding CoA transferase, translated as MSEAAVNKMNSGPLQGVRITEFTSAWAGPYATCLLAFLGAEVIKVESRRRIDHSRFISFTTGKSFSTPDESSVFNNLNLNKLSITLNLSKPKAVEIAKRLVQISDVTVENMRPGVMPRLGLGYEVMKEVKPDIIYLSSSACGQTGPEREYVGYAPTFAALAGLPYITGYEDWPPSNFMGAIDLRSATTSAFAILTALLFRQRTGEGQYIDLSSQESIVALSGEVLLDYIMNNRVQKRQGNKQEFMAPHNCYRCKGDDNWISIVAASEEEWQALVEAMGMPELAQDERFTTAHHRWSNQDELDRIISEWTKDQDYYEVMERLQKAGVAAAPSLSGERLFKDPHLRQRGIFMEVEHPVIGKDWVIAPPWRLSATPARIDRSAPLLGEHNENVFKHLLGMSQEQIKELEEEQVIY; from the coding sequence ATGAGTGAAGCAGCGGTTAATAAGATGAACAGCGGACCATTGCAAGGCGTGCGTATTACCGAATTCACTTCAGCCTGGGCCGGGCCCTATGCCACCTGTCTCCTGGCTTTTTTAGGGGCTGAGGTCATCAAGGTCGAAAGCAGAAGGAGGATAGATCATTCCCGGTTTATCTCCTTCACCACCGGTAAGAGCTTTTCCACGCCGGACGAATCATCGGTCTTCAACAACCTCAACCTTAATAAGCTCAGCATTACCCTCAACCTCTCCAAACCCAAGGCCGTGGAGATCGCCAAGCGACTGGTTCAGATAAGTGATGTCACGGTGGAGAACATGCGGCCGGGGGTGATGCCGCGATTGGGGCTGGGGTATGAAGTCATGAAGGAGGTTAAACCGGACATAATTTACCTTTCCTCTTCCGCTTGCGGCCAAACCGGTCCTGAGCGGGAGTATGTGGGCTATGCCCCCACATTTGCCGCCCTGGCAGGCCTCCCTTACATCACCGGATATGAGGACTGGCCTCCCAGCAATTTTATGGGCGCCATTGACCTCAGGAGCGCCACCACCTCTGCCTTCGCCATTCTGACTGCCCTCCTCTTTCGTCAGCGGACCGGGGAGGGCCAGTATATTGACCTGTCCTCCCAGGAATCCATCGTCGCCCTCAGCGGTGAGGTACTCCTGGACTATATCATGAACAACAGGGTCCAGAAGCGCCAGGGTAACAAACAGGAGTTCATGGCCCCTCATAATTGCTATCGCTGTAAAGGCGACGATAACTGGATAAGCATCGTCGCGGCCTCTGAGGAGGAATGGCAGGCCCTGGTCGAGGCGATGGGGATGCCTGAGCTGGCTCAGGATGAGAGGTTCACCACGGCTCACCATCGCTGGAGCAATCAGGATGAACTGGACCGCATCATCAGCGAATGGACCAAGGACCAGGACTATTACGAGGTCATGGAAAGACTGCAGAAGGCTGGAGTGGCCGCGGCTCCCTCCTTAAGCGGCGAGAGGCTTTTTAAAGACCCCCACCTCAGGCAGAGGGGTATTTTTATGGAGGTCGAGCATCCGGTCATCGGGAAAGACTGGGTTATCGCCCCTCCATGGCGACTTTCCGCCACTCCGGCCCGTATTGATCGTTCCGCGCCTTTACTCGGGGAGCATAACGAAAACGTCTTTAAGCATCTGCTGGGAATGTCTCAGGAGCAAATAAAAGAACTTGAAGAGGAGCAGGTGATCTACTAG
- a CDS encoding CoA transferase yields MSEQALAGVKVLEFGNLVSAPFCTKLMADLGAEVIKIEEPGQGDEARSRGPFRKDVPHQERSGLFLYLNTNKLGITLNPSKSGGQKIFKELVKQVDILVEDRPPGEMEEMGLGYNVLKELNPGLIMASITPFGQSGAYKDYKAHQLNIAHVSGQGYLLPMPAPDIKRAPVKPGSYSSDYDPGLVAVVAILGALYWKRVTGQGQFIELSKQEALLSMQRVESVTFANSGESMTRQGQKRGSMPGGMMPCKDGYVVSVTPEEHQWKAFMELMGNPQWSNKEFCKDQQARSENADKLTELLTEWTMEHTKEEIFRKGQALSCPIAPVNSAEDVVRSEQLEARGFFVEMEHPEAGRITRFPTSSYIFSKTPWRLARPAPLLGEHNEEIYRRRLGYAEEDLMRLEQDGAI; encoded by the coding sequence ATGTCAGAACAAGCGCTCGCCGGTGTGAAAGTACTTGAATTTGGGAATCTGGTTTCAGCCCCGTTCTGCACCAAGCTCATGGCCGATCTTGGCGCGGAGGTTATTAAGATAGAGGAGCCAGGCCAGGGGGACGAAGCCCGCAGCCGAGGTCCCTTTCGCAAAGACGTCCCCCACCAGGAGAGGAGCGGTCTTTTCCTCTATCTCAATACCAATAAGCTGGGAATCACCCTGAACCCCTCAAAGTCTGGAGGCCAGAAGATTTTCAAGGAACTGGTCAAACAGGTGGATATCCTGGTCGAGGATAGACCCCCTGGGGAGATGGAAGAAATGGGCCTGGGATACAATGTCTTAAAAGAGCTCAATCCCGGGCTCATCATGGCCTCTATCACCCCTTTTGGCCAAAGCGGGGCCTATAAGGATTATAAAGCCCATCAGCTCAACATCGCCCACGTGAGCGGACAGGGTTATCTGCTCCCCATGCCCGCTCCGGACATTAAACGCGCCCCGGTGAAACCAGGAAGCTATAGCAGTGATTATGATCCCGGGCTGGTGGCGGTGGTGGCCATCCTTGGCGCTCTCTATTGGAAGAGAGTTACCGGCCAGGGCCAGTTCATTGAGCTCTCCAAGCAGGAAGCCCTCCTGTCCATGCAGAGAGTGGAAAGCGTTACCTTTGCCAATAGCGGGGAAAGCATGACCAGGCAGGGTCAGAAGCGGGGGAGTATGCCCGGCGGGATGATGCCTTGCAAAGACGGCTATGTGGTTTCGGTCACGCCTGAGGAACACCAGTGGAAGGCCTTCATGGAACTTATGGGGAATCCGCAGTGGTCGAACAAGGAGTTTTGTAAGGACCAGCAGGCTCGTTCTGAGAACGCCGATAAACTGACCGAACTTCTAACCGAATGGACCATGGAACATACCAAGGAGGAGATATTCAGAAAAGGGCAGGCTTTGAGCTGCCCTATCGCTCCGGTCAATTCGGCCGAGGATGTGGTCAGATCTGAGCAGCTGGAGGCCCGCGGTTTTTTCGTCGAGATGGAGCATCCAGAGGCAGGGCGGATTACCAGGTTTCCGACCTCGTCCTACATCTTTTCCAAAACCCCCTGGAGGCTGGCACGCCCGGCCCCTCTTTTAGGGGAGCATAATGAGGAGATATACCGCCGGCGTCTCGGATATGCCGAGGAGGACTTGATGAGACTCGAGCAGGATGGTGCGATATGA
- a CDS encoding cobalamin-dependent protein (Presence of a B(12) (cobalamin)-binding domain implies dependence on cobalamin itself, in one of its several forms, or in some unusual lineages, dependence on a cobalamin-like analog.) has translation MGKSIAQALVDFDEDFVLGEVTNRLNNGEEPIQLIRELQDGMGLIGERFESGDYFLSELLMSADLFTRAMEVLEPKLEDTALETIGKIVIGTPKGDIHDIGKNIFCTVAKAAGFEVHDLGVDVPVERFLEAVEEVKPQILGFSALITTTFKPMKEVVDLLVEKGLRENLKVIVGGGVTNETVKRHVGADGQTTDALAGLNQCKKFVSL, from the coding sequence ATGGGGAAAAGTATAGCACAGGCCCTGGTAGACTTTGACGAGGATTTTGTTTTGGGGGAGGTTACGAACCGGTTGAATAATGGCGAGGAGCCCATACAACTCATACGCGAACTTCAAGACGGGATGGGCCTGATCGGCGAACGGTTCGAAAGCGGAGATTATTTCCTGAGTGAACTCCTGATGTCCGCGGATCTTTTTACCCGAGCCATGGAGGTTCTGGAGCCGAAATTGGAAGACACGGCTCTGGAGACGATTGGCAAGATCGTTATCGGCACTCCCAAAGGGGATATCCATGACATTGGCAAAAATATTTTTTGCACCGTTGCCAAGGCTGCGGGGTTCGAGGTACACGACCTGGGGGTTGATGTCCCTGTGGAACGCTTCCTGGAAGCGGTCGAAGAAGTGAAGCCCCAGATCCTTGGTTTTTCAGCCTTAATAACCACAACCTTTAAGCCCATGAAAGAGGTTGTGGACCTGCTTGTCGAAAAAGGCTTGCGAGAGAACCTGAAGGTTATCGTCGGCGGCGGCGTGACCAACGAGACAGTCAAGAGGCATGTGGGCGCGGATGGGCAAACCACGGATGCCCTTGCTGGCCTGAACCAGTGCAAGAAGTTTGTGTCACTATAG